Proteins from one Nakamurella multipartita DSM 44233 genomic window:
- a CDS encoding fasciclin domain-containing protein: MLIKRVLTLVAGAGVALALAACGSTSTPAATSAASSAASSAASSMSSSMAPSSSMSAPMSSSMSGSDMGAALVGPGCADYAKQVPTGAGSVDGMAQDPVATAASNNPLLTTLVAAVSGKVNPQVDLVNTLNSGEFTVFAPVDSAFAKIDAGTMDTLKTNSELLSGILTYHVVAGQLDPSQVVGSHPTVNGASLTVTGSGDTLKVNDANVICGGVKTKNATVYLIDSVLMPPTS, encoded by the coding sequence ATGTTGATCAAGCGCGTCCTCACCCTGGTGGCCGGAGCTGGTGTGGCCCTGGCCCTCGCAGCCTGCGGGTCCACCTCCACCCCCGCCGCGACGTCGGCGGCCTCCTCGGCGGCTTCCTCCGCGGCGTCCTCGATGAGCAGCTCCATGGCGCCCAGCTCGTCGATGTCCGCGCCGATGAGCAGCTCGATGTCCGGCTCCGACATGGGCGCCGCCCTGGTCGGGCCCGGCTGTGCCGACTACGCCAAGCAGGTGCCCACCGGCGCCGGCTCGGTCGACGGGATGGCCCAGGATCCGGTGGCCACGGCCGCCTCGAACAACCCGCTGCTGACCACGCTGGTGGCCGCGGTGTCCGGCAAGGTGAACCCGCAGGTCGACCTGGTCAACACCCTCAACAGCGGTGAGTTCACCGTGTTCGCTCCGGTCGACTCGGCCTTCGCCAAGATCGACGCCGGCACCATGGACACCCTCAAGACCAACTCGGAGCTGCTCAGCGGCATCCTGACCTACCACGTGGTGGCCGGTCAGCTCGATCCGAGCCAGGTCGTCGGCAGCCATCCGACCGTCAACGGTGCCTCGCTGACCGTGACCGGCAGCGGTGACACCCTCAAGGTCAACGACGCGAACGTCATCTGCGGCGGCGTCAAGACCAAGAACGCCACCGTCTACCTGATCGACTCCGTGCTGATGCCCCCGACCAGCTGA
- a CDS encoding putative immunity protein: protein MASHPAVGTADFELTMPELREVARFVVLHAQDVLAVYEQAVPADEGPRAALAAAWAFAEGARRTAWQRTASVQAHRSARSAPSEVARLAARCAGDAAAAAYLHPIARATQVGHILRAAASAARIAEVQAGEDPAAADAALGRSRQRATPVLLDVLGRYPAAPAGRDRVARLMCTLDRTLRERVDVVDSASERPA, encoded by the coding sequence ATGGCCTCCCACCCGGCCGTCGGGACCGCGGATTTCGAACTGACCATGCCCGAACTGCGGGAGGTCGCGCGGTTCGTCGTGCTGCACGCCCAGGACGTGCTCGCGGTCTACGAACAGGCTGTGCCCGCGGACGAAGGGCCGCGCGCGGCGCTCGCGGCGGCCTGGGCCTTCGCCGAGGGGGCCCGGCGGACGGCCTGGCAGCGAACGGCGTCCGTCCAGGCGCACCGGTCCGCGCGGTCGGCGCCGTCCGAGGTGGCCCGGCTGGCGGCTCGCTGTGCCGGGGATGCGGCCGCCGCCGCGTACCTGCATCCCATCGCCCGGGCCACCCAGGTCGGCCACATCCTGCGGGCCGCGGCCAGCGCCGCGCGGATCGCCGAGGTGCAGGCCGGCGAGGATCCGGCCGCCGCCGATGCGGCTCTGGGGCGATCTCGGCAGCGGGCGACGCCGGTCCTGCTCGATGTACTGGGCCGCTATCCGGCGGCGCCGGCGGGGCGGGACCGGGTGGCCCGACTGATGTGCACGCTGGACCGAACCCTGCGCGAGCGCGTCGATGTGGTCGACTCAGCGAGCGAGCGCCCGGCATGA
- a CDS encoding DUF6582 domain-containing protein, translating to MSKDLSKPKNRKKLDKSAFALPGKRKYPIPDKAHARNALARVAQHGTKDEQKKVKAAVHKKFPGIGRDGKGKGKKAAKT from the coding sequence ATGAGCAAGGACCTGAGCAAGCCCAAGAACCGCAAGAAGCTCGACAAGTCCGCGTTTGCGCTGCCCGGAAAGCGCAAGTACCCCATCCCGGACAAGGCGCACGCCCGCAACGCGCTGGCCCGGGTCGCCCAGCACGGCACCAAGGACGAGCAGAAGAAGGTCAAGGCCGCCGTGCACAAGAAGTTTCCCGGCATCGGGCGCGACGGCAAGGGCAAGGGCAAGAAGGCGGCCAAAACCTGA
- a CDS encoding cation:proton antiporter has product MSESSLWSLLLVMTVAALAPIASRLVPGRPPQVLFLILGGMVIGPSVLGWADAVDIELLSGLGLGFLFLLAGHELDPRMLRERAGTQALLAWGVSAALAVLVVGGLEYLGYVKAFVPVAIALTTTALGTLLPILREQQMLAGPFGRYVFAAGAVGELLPILAISLFLGAYDSWWEALIIASIAGLALLLAWLHKHATSQSTLRITVVLLLALLLITENFGIEAALGAFFAGMVLRQTSSAEGNQEFEDKLDAVGYGFFIPVFFVSSGMGLDLQSILNSPGRLLAFFVLLLVVRGVPAILIYRKTLGPRQRVEMMFLTATALPLLVALSEIGLQSGVMLPENAAALVGAGVLSIAIFPFVAARLHRPVGQRPVRDPRVP; this is encoded by the coding sequence ATGAGCGAGAGCTCGCTGTGGTCGCTGTTGCTGGTGATGACCGTGGCCGCGCTGGCCCCTATCGCCTCCCGGCTGGTGCCGGGCCGGCCGCCCCAGGTGCTGTTCCTGATCCTGGGCGGCATGGTCATCGGGCCCTCGGTGCTGGGCTGGGCGGACGCCGTCGACATCGAACTGCTCTCCGGGTTGGGGCTGGGCTTTCTGTTCCTGCTGGCCGGCCACGAGCTGGACCCACGGATGCTGCGCGAGCGGGCCGGCACGCAGGCCTTGCTGGCCTGGGGCGTCAGCGCGGCGCTGGCGGTGCTGGTCGTCGGCGGGCTGGAGTACCTCGGCTACGTCAAGGCTTTCGTCCCGGTGGCGATCGCCCTGACCACCACCGCACTGGGCACGCTGCTGCCGATCCTGCGCGAGCAGCAGATGCTCGCCGGGCCGTTCGGACGGTACGTCTTCGCGGCCGGGGCGGTCGGCGAGTTGCTGCCCATCCTGGCGATCTCACTGTTTCTCGGCGCCTACGACTCCTGGTGGGAGGCGTTGATCATCGCCTCGATCGCCGGCCTGGCCCTGCTCCTGGCCTGGCTGCACAAGCACGCCACCTCGCAGTCGACACTGCGGATCACCGTGGTCCTGCTGCTGGCCCTGTTGTTGATCACCGAGAACTTCGGCATCGAGGCGGCCCTGGGCGCGTTCTTCGCCGGCATGGTGTTGCGGCAGACCTCGTCCGCCGAGGGCAATCAGGAATTCGAGGACAAGCTCGATGCCGTCGGCTACGGCTTCTTCATTCCCGTCTTCTTCGTCAGCTCGGGCATGGGCCTTGACCTGCAGTCGATCCTGAACAGCCCCGGACGGTTGCTGGCCTTCTTCGTGCTGCTGTTGGTGGTGCGGGGGGTGCCGGCCATCCTGATCTACCGCAAGACCCTGGGCCCGCGGCAGCGCGTAGAGATGATGTTCCTGACGGCGACGGCATTGCCGTTGCTGGTCGCCCTGTCCGAGATCGGCCTGCAGTCGGGGGTGATGCTGCCGGAGAACGCGGCCGCCCTGGTCGGCGCCGGTGTCCTGTCGATCGCAATCTTCCCGTTTGTCGCGGCTCGTCTGCATCGCCCGGTCGGCCAAAGACCGGTCCGCGACCCTCGTGTGCCCTGA
- a CDS encoding molybdopterin-dependent oxidoreductase — MTTSEQVPPAGTTAAPAPWRAGWLGSALGGIVAVVLTLGVAELISTLGRWIGLLGASSSPFVALGQTFIQFTPEWLKELAIRTFGEHDKDALTAGMALTLLIVAIGIGLLNRRSPRLALGVTALLVLVAGAAVVSRPGADVLDLLPLVVGAIAGVTFLILLARRSLVQDPDSAPLETPSSTASSTASSAGGTDRRRFFRLVGIGAIIGVAAGSLARLVPSAAEVADSRRRISLPTPADDQNIDVDALTLDVAGLTPFVTASSDFYRVDTAFTVPNLTTDEWSLRIHGAVDREITISFDDLLAMPAVQRMITLTCVSNEVGGKLAGNARWLGVRLADVLAMAGPQDGADCLLSTSVDGFTVTTPLAAVTDGRDALLAYAMNGEPLLVEHGFPVRMVVPGLYGYVSATKWVVDLEVTRFADVTAYWTERGWAPQAPIKTASRIDVPAGFAQLTAGSVAVAGMAWAQHRGLRAVQVQIDDGPWQDATLSGEAGIDSWRQWSYPWTATEPGIHTIRCRAIDADGTVQTDAVQGVMPDGSTGLDSRQVTVKA, encoded by the coding sequence GTGACCACCAGTGAGCAGGTTCCCCCGGCCGGGACGACGGCCGCCCCGGCGCCATGGCGGGCCGGGTGGCTCGGGTCAGCTCTCGGCGGCATCGTTGCGGTCGTCCTGACCCTGGGCGTCGCCGAGCTGATCAGCACCCTGGGTCGCTGGATCGGGCTGCTCGGTGCTTCCTCCTCGCCGTTCGTCGCCCTCGGCCAGACGTTCATCCAGTTCACGCCGGAATGGCTCAAGGAACTGGCGATCCGGACGTTCGGCGAGCACGACAAGGACGCACTCACCGCCGGCATGGCGTTGACGTTGCTGATCGTGGCCATCGGCATCGGTCTGCTGAACCGCCGCAGCCCGCGGCTGGCCCTGGGCGTGACCGCGCTGCTGGTGCTGGTGGCCGGTGCGGCGGTGGTGAGCCGGCCCGGGGCCGACGTGCTCGATCTGCTTCCGCTGGTGGTCGGCGCCATTGCCGGGGTCACCTTCCTGATCCTGCTCGCCCGTCGCTCCCTGGTCCAAGACCCGGACTCGGCCCCCTTGGAGACCCCATCGTCGACAGCATCGTCGACAGCATCGTCGGCAGGGGGTACCGACCGGCGCCGCTTCTTCCGCCTGGTCGGGATCGGCGCGATCATCGGGGTGGCCGCCGGCTCGCTGGCCCGCCTGGTGCCCAGCGCCGCCGAGGTCGCCGACAGCCGGCGCCGGATCAGCCTGCCCACCCCGGCCGACGACCAGAACATCGACGTCGACGCGCTGACCCTGGACGTGGCCGGGTTGACCCCGTTCGTCACCGCCAGCAGCGACTTCTACCGCGTCGACACCGCTTTCACCGTGCCCAACCTGACCACCGACGAGTGGTCCCTGCGCATCCACGGCGCGGTGGACCGGGAGATCACGATCTCCTTCGACGACCTGCTGGCGATGCCGGCCGTGCAGCGCATGATCACCCTGACCTGCGTGTCCAACGAGGTCGGCGGCAAGCTGGCCGGCAACGCCCGCTGGCTGGGCGTCCGCCTGGCCGACGTGCTGGCCATGGCCGGGCCGCAGGACGGCGCCGACTGCCTGCTGTCCACCAGCGTCGACGGTTTCACCGTGACCACCCCGCTGGCCGCGGTGACCGACGGCCGAGATGCGTTGCTGGCCTACGCGATGAACGGCGAGCCACTGCTGGTCGAGCACGGCTTCCCGGTGCGCATGGTGGTGCCCGGTCTGTACGGCTACGTCTCGGCGACCAAGTGGGTGGTCGATCTCGAGGTGACCCGCTTCGCCGACGTCACCGCCTACTGGACCGAGCGCGGCTGGGCGCCGCAGGCGCCGATCAAGACTGCGTCCCGGATCGACGTGCCCGCCGGGTTCGCGCAGCTGACCGCGGGCAGCGTGGCCGTCGCCGGCATGGCGTGGGCCCAACATCGTGGACTGCGGGCGGTCCAGGTGCAGATCGACGACGGCCCCTGGCAGGACGCGACCCTGTCCGGCGAGGCCGGGATCGACTCCTGGCGCCAGTGGTCCTACCCGTGGACGGCGACCGAGCCGGGTATCCACACCATCCGGTGCCGGGCGATCGACGCCGACGGCACCGTGCAGACCGATGCCGTACAGGGGGTGATGCCCGACGGATCCACCGGCCTCGACAGTCGCCAGGTCACCGTCAAGGCCTGA
- a CDS encoding P-loop NTPase family protein produces MKILGKLGAAGAVYSFLRSPTGQRILEEVKRQAADPKNRQRAADMVDRLRSGGRKPIVVDPDQPAR; encoded by the coding sequence ATGAAGATCTTGGGCAAGCTGGGGGCGGCCGGTGCCGTCTATTCCTTCCTGCGCAGTCCCACCGGACAGCGAATCCTCGAGGAGGTCAAGCGGCAGGCCGCCGACCCGAAGAACCGGCAGCGGGCGGCCGATATGGTCGATCGGCTCCGCTCGGGCGGGCGCAAGCCGATCGTGGTGGACCCGGACCAGCCGGCCCGCTGA
- a CDS encoding PGPGW domain-containing protein, translating to MGDNGSSSKATRIGLEILGWLLVAAGVAALILPGPGLLLLALGLWVLAKNYEWADRLLDPVKRAAYRGAAEGVKSWPRIIMSTTLALGLIAVGVIWGIRPAAPGWWPLAEKWWLFGGWGTGVFLIFSGLLALGLLGWSMKNFRYGTMTLDELYRDQKLNERPGRRR from the coding sequence ATGGGCGACAACGGCAGTTCCTCGAAGGCGACTCGCATCGGGCTGGAGATCCTGGGCTGGCTGTTGGTGGCGGCCGGCGTCGCCGCGTTGATCCTGCCCGGGCCCGGCCTGCTGCTGTTGGCCCTGGGCCTGTGGGTGCTGGCCAAGAACTACGAATGGGCCGACCGGCTGCTGGACCCGGTCAAGCGGGCGGCCTACCGGGGCGCCGCGGAAGGCGTGAAGTCGTGGCCGCGGATCATCATGTCGACCACGCTGGCGCTGGGGCTGATCGCCGTCGGCGTGATCTGGGGCATTCGCCCGGCCGCGCCCGGCTGGTGGCCGCTGGCCGAGAAGTGGTGGCTCTTCGGTGGCTGGGGCACCGGCGTGTTCCTCATCTTCTCCGGGCTGCTCGCGCTCGGACTGCTCGGCTGGAGCATGAAGAACTTCCGCTACGGCACCATGACGCTCGACGAGCTGTATCGCGATCAGAAGCTGAACGAGCGGCCGGGCCGTCGCCGCTGA
- the zwf gene encoding glucose-6-phosphate dehydrogenase codes for MSEPLSESLPQTIAYPAPGSRPYRRADEQLDPYVVVLFGATGDLARRKLLPGLTHLSLSALTPDIQVVATSLEEMDTDQFRELARAAVTEFSSRPKDVQNWDTFAPRLRYVPQSAGPEALARAVAEAEAELGPDVRRLHYLSVPPKAALAVVTMLDQADLVARSRVVMEKPFGTDFDSAVLLNQLVHQVFRESQIFRIDHFLGKEAAQNILAFRFANGLFEPIWNRNFIDHIQIDIPETLGLDRRAGFYESTGAYKDMVVTHLFQVMAFVAIEPPTALEPRAISEEKNKVFRSLLPINPANVVRGQYNGYRQEEGVSPDSETETFIALKCGIDNWRWAGVPFYLRTGKRLAEGQRIISIAFREAPKSMFPAGSGVGLQGPDHLTFDLADETKVSLSFYGKRPGPGMKMDKLSMQFSAHDTDRAADVLEAYERLILDAMRGDHTLFTTAEGIESLWERSIPLLENPPPVKPYAPGSWGPNAIHQLIAPHAWRLPFERTWRETR; via the coding sequence ATGTCGGAACCACTGTCGGAATCACTGCCGCAGACCATTGCCTATCCGGCGCCGGGTTCCCGGCCCTACCGCCGGGCCGATGAGCAACTCGATCCGTATGTGGTGGTGCTGTTCGGCGCCACCGGAGATCTCGCCCGGCGCAAGCTCCTGCCTGGCCTGACGCACCTGTCGCTGTCCGCCCTGACCCCCGACATCCAGGTCGTGGCAACCTCTCTGGAGGAAATGGACACCGACCAGTTCCGCGAGCTGGCGCGCGCGGCGGTCACCGAGTTCAGCTCGCGACCCAAGGACGTGCAGAACTGGGACACCTTCGCTCCGCGCCTGCGGTACGTGCCGCAGAGCGCCGGACCGGAGGCCCTGGCCCGGGCGGTCGCCGAGGCCGAGGCCGAGCTCGGCCCCGACGTGCGCCGGCTGCACTACCTGAGCGTGCCGCCCAAGGCCGCCCTCGCGGTGGTGACGATGCTCGACCAGGCCGATCTGGTCGCCCGCTCCCGGGTGGTGATGGAAAAGCCTTTCGGGACCGACTTCGACAGCGCCGTGCTGCTCAACCAGCTTGTCCACCAGGTCTTTCGGGAGAGCCAGATCTTCCGGATCGACCACTTCCTGGGCAAGGAGGCGGCGCAGAACATCCTGGCGTTCCGCTTCGCCAACGGCCTGTTCGAACCGATCTGGAACCGCAACTTCATCGACCACATCCAGATCGACATTCCCGAGACCCTCGGCCTGGATCGACGGGCCGGCTTCTACGAATCGACCGGCGCCTACAAGGACATGGTGGTCACCCACCTGTTCCAGGTGATGGCCTTCGTGGCCATCGAACCGCCGACCGCGCTGGAGCCCCGGGCGATCAGCGAGGAGAAGAACAAGGTCTTCCGATCGTTGTTGCCGATCAACCCGGCCAACGTGGTCCGCGGCCAGTACAACGGGTACCGGCAGGAGGAAGGGGTGTCCCCGGACTCGGAGACCGAGACCTTCATCGCCCTCAAGTGCGGCATCGACAACTGGCGCTGGGCCGGCGTCCCGTTCTACCTGCGCACCGGCAAGCGCCTGGCCGAGGGCCAGCGGATCATCTCCATCGCCTTCCGCGAGGCGCCCAAGAGCATGTTCCCGGCCGGGTCCGGGGTCGGCCTGCAGGGCCCGGACCATCTCACCTTCGACCTGGCCGACGAGACCAAGGTGTCATTGTCGTTCTACGGCAAGCGACCCGGTCCGGGCATGAAGATGGACAAGCTGAGCATGCAGTTCTCGGCACACGACACCGATCGCGCCGCGGACGTGCTGGAAGCCTACGAACGGCTCATCCTGGACGCGATGCGTGGCGACCACACCCTGTTCACCACTGCCGAGGGCATCGAGAGCCTCTGGGAACGCTCGATTCCCCTGCTGGAGAACCCGCCGCCGGTCAAGCCGTACGCCCCGGGCTCCTGGGGACCCAACGCGATCCACCAGCTCATCGCGCCGCACGCCTGGCGCCTCCCGTTCGAACGAACCTGGCGGGAAACCCGCTGA
- a CDS encoding FAD-dependent oxidoreductase gives MPNAVPDFAVAVVGAGPAGFYAAAALLAPPEPRVRVDMYERLPTPWGLVRAGVAPDHPKIKSISAQFARTATHERFRWFGNVEVGTTVSREELLARYDAVVYCVGSPADRDLHIPGADRPGSVGARDFVGWYNGHPDFRALTFDLQVSRAVIVGHGNVALDVARILSTPPDRLAATDIADHALVALRASRIRDVLVIGRRGPAQASFTTPELRELGELTGADVIVDPAQLGPPDADADLPHVPRHNLEVLRRYAAAEPAGTGRRITLRFLTSPIEIRGRDRVESVVLGRNRLLDPGDGAATAIDTGEREELAAGLVLRAVGYRGVPIPGVPFDDRAGLVPNVEGRVLGGDREYVAGWIKRGPSGIIGTNKKCATDTVHTLLADLASTPGASTRPAAADPGAIEAWLRRRQPDLVDLDGWTAIDTAELRAGAPLGRPRVKVCTWRELLATARTVPV, from the coding sequence GTGCCGAACGCCGTGCCCGACTTCGCGGTGGCCGTCGTCGGCGCCGGACCGGCCGGCTTCTACGCCGCCGCGGCCCTGCTGGCCCCACCCGAGCCGCGGGTGCGGGTGGACATGTACGAGCGGCTGCCCACCCCGTGGGGCCTGGTCCGCGCGGGCGTCGCCCCGGACCATCCCAAGATCAAATCCATCTCCGCCCAGTTCGCCAGAACCGCGACGCACGAACGGTTCCGGTGGTTCGGCAACGTGGAGGTGGGCACCACGGTCAGCCGCGAGGAGCTGCTGGCCCGCTACGACGCGGTGGTCTACTGCGTCGGGTCACCGGCCGACCGGGACCTGCACATCCCCGGTGCGGATCGGCCGGGATCGGTGGGCGCCCGCGACTTCGTCGGCTGGTACAACGGCCATCCCGATTTCCGGGCGTTGACCTTCGACCTGCAGGTCAGCCGGGCGGTGATCGTCGGCCACGGCAACGTCGCCCTGGATGTCGCCCGCATCCTGAGCACCCCGCCGGACCGGCTGGCCGCCACCGACATCGCCGACCACGCGCTGGTGGCGTTGCGGGCCAGCCGCATCCGGGACGTGCTGGTGATCGGGCGCCGCGGGCCGGCGCAGGCCAGCTTCACCACCCCCGAGCTGCGCGAGCTCGGCGAGCTCACCGGGGCGGACGTGATCGTCGATCCGGCCCAGCTGGGGCCGCCCGACGCCGATGCCGATCTGCCTCATGTGCCCCGGCACAACCTGGAGGTGTTGCGCCGGTACGCCGCGGCCGAGCCCGCCGGAACCGGCCGCCGGATCACCCTGCGCTTCCTGACCTCGCCGATCGAGATCCGGGGGCGGGATCGGGTGGAGTCCGTCGTGCTGGGCCGCAACCGGCTCCTGGATCCGGGTGACGGGGCGGCGACCGCGATCGACACCGGTGAGCGGGAAGAGCTCGCCGCTGGGCTGGTGCTGCGGGCGGTGGGCTACCGCGGGGTGCCGATCCCCGGGGTGCCGTTCGACGACCGCGCCGGCCTGGTCCCCAACGTCGAGGGCCGGGTGCTCGGCGGCGACCGGGAGTATGTCGCCGGCTGGATCAAACGGGGTCCCAGCGGGATCATCGGAACCAACAAGAAGTGCGCCACCGACACCGTGCACACCCTGCTGGCCGACCTGGCCAGCACCCCGGGCGCGTCCACCCGGCCGGCCGCCGCCGACCCCGGGGCGATCGAGGCGTGGCTGCGGCGACGGCAGCCGGACCTCGTCGATCTCGACGGCTGGACCGCGATCGACACTGCCGAGCTGCGCGCCGGGGCACCCCTGGGCCGCCCGCGGGTCAAGGTGTGCACCTGGCGCGAGTTGCTCGCGACCGCCCGAACGGTCCCGGTCTGA
- a CDS encoding LLM class F420-dependent oxidoreductase — translation MSIRLGYQIPNFSYGTAVDQLFPTVVAQARAAEAAGFDAVFVMDHFYQLPGIGSPDQPMLEAYSTLSALSGVTDRIQLSALVTGNTYRNPTLLAKTVTTLDVVSGGRAVLGIGAGWYELEHRQLGFEFGTFGDRFSKLAESLSIIAPMLRGERPTVDGRWYHTESAMNEPRLRDDLPILLGGGGERKTFGLAARYAQHLNIICAPDELPRKLAALDERCAEVDRDRSTLETSFLVTGIIDEDGDRARAAMLEHFRRTGVDLDSLDPERRKSMESRLFAGTPDDVAADLQARVLDTGVDGVIVNLIANGHQPGIVELAGSTLRRLIPAA, via the coding sequence GTGAGCATCCGGCTTGGTTACCAGATCCCGAACTTCTCCTACGGCACCGCGGTCGACCAGCTTTTCCCCACGGTGGTCGCGCAGGCCCGGGCCGCGGAAGCGGCGGGCTTCGACGCGGTCTTCGTGATGGACCACTTCTATCAACTACCCGGTATCGGTTCGCCCGACCAGCCGATGCTGGAGGCCTACTCCACGCTGTCGGCCCTGTCCGGCGTCACCGATCGGATTCAGCTCTCGGCGCTGGTCACCGGAAACACCTATCGCAATCCGACGCTGCTGGCCAAGACGGTCACCACTTTGGACGTGGTCAGCGGCGGTCGGGCCGTGCTCGGCATCGGCGCCGGCTGGTACGAACTGGAACACCGCCAGCTCGGCTTCGAATTCGGCACCTTCGGCGACCGGTTCAGCAAGCTGGCCGAGTCGCTGTCCATCATCGCGCCGATGCTCAGGGGCGAGCGGCCCACCGTCGACGGCCGCTGGTATCACACCGAGTCGGCCATGAACGAGCCCCGGCTGCGCGACGACCTGCCGATCCTGTTGGGCGGCGGGGGCGAGCGCAAGACCTTCGGGCTGGCCGCCCGCTACGCCCAGCACCTGAACATCATCTGCGCCCCGGACGAGTTGCCGCGCAAGCTGGCCGCGCTGGACGAGCGGTGCGCCGAGGTGGATCGGGACCGCTCGACCCTGGAGACCAGCTTCCTGGTCACCGGGATCATCGACGAGGACGGCGACCGGGCCCGGGCGGCGATGCTCGAGCACTTCCGGCGCACCGGGGTCGACCTGGACTCGCTGGATCCCGAGCGGCGAAAGTCCATGGAGTCCCGGCTGTTCGCCGGCACCCCCGACGACGTCGCCGCCGATCTGCAGGCCCGGGTGCTCGACACCGGAGTCGACGGGGTGATCGTCAACCTGATCGCCAACGGGCATCAGCCCGGCATCGTGGAGTTGGCCGGGTCCACCTTGCGCCGGCTGATCCCCGCCGCCTGA
- a CDS encoding ANTAR domain-containing protein, with amino-acid sequence MAQGRRELPPALTAAALADLLRDAITRPLAEAAPSLMDLALTGPWQGAALAGRLASGAWGTLSETGSVDPGCDQRQWALQDGPAHDALTVDLIIAGDLGRDPRWPRWRPAALTLGVRAAASIRLHAGRTLGTLTLYSPTPLPPAPLSSGRPRAMDGVVDEWADLATLAAHLSVLVEGSERRQQLERALVSRSTVGQAVGLLRSRFGLDADQGFALLRRHSQQRNVKLIELARAVVATGELPGLDREPDPNRQSRFRAGTAGDCAVREPAHPGQWRS; translated from the coding sequence ATGGCTCAGGGTCGGCGCGAACTGCCGCCTGCCCTGACTGCGGCCGCCCTCGCCGACCTCCTGCGGGACGCGATCACCCGGCCGCTGGCCGAGGCGGCCCCATCGCTCATGGATCTCGCATTGACCGGCCCGTGGCAGGGCGCCGCGCTGGCCGGCCGTCTCGCCTCCGGAGCCTGGGGAACGCTGAGCGAGACCGGGTCGGTCGACCCGGGCTGCGACCAGCGGCAGTGGGCGCTGCAGGACGGCCCGGCCCACGACGCGCTGACCGTTGATCTGATCATCGCCGGCGATCTGGGCCGCGACCCGCGCTGGCCCCGGTGGCGCCCGGCGGCGCTCACGCTCGGCGTCCGGGCCGCCGCCTCCATCCGCCTGCACGCCGGACGGACGCTGGGCACGCTCACCCTGTACTCCCCCACCCCGCTGCCGCCCGCCCCGCTCTCGTCCGGGCGGCCCCGGGCCATGGACGGCGTCGTCGACGAGTGGGCGGATCTGGCCACCCTTGCGGCCCACCTGTCGGTGCTGGTCGAGGGGTCCGAGCGGCGGCAGCAACTGGAACGTGCGCTGGTGAGCCGCAGCACGGTCGGGCAGGCGGTCGGCCTGCTGCGCAGCCGGTTCGGCCTGGACGCCGATCAGGGCTTCGCCCTGTTGCGCCGGCACTCGCAGCAACGCAACGTCAAGTTGATCGAGCTCGCGCGGGCCGTGGTGGCCACCGGCGAGTTGCCCGGGCTGGACCGGGAGCCGGACCCGAATCGACAAAGCCGTTTCCGAGCGGGCACGGCGGGGGACTGTGCAGTTCGGGAGCCCGCTCACCCGGGACAGTGGCGCTCCTAA
- a CDS encoding aldo/keto reductase, with protein MAAAGTFEIKDLGPVRRLGFGAMRITGPGIWGEPADRDLARSVVRRAVDLGVDFIDTADSYGPAISEEIIAESLHPYPAGLRIATKAGLVRSGPNQWHPLGRPDYLRQQVELSLRRLRVDVIDLFQLHRIDPDVDRDDQFGVLRDLQDEGKVRALGLSQVSVDDIKAAQEVFTVATVQNRYNLTDRSSADVLAYAQTQGIGFIPWAPVSAGELARLGGPVDTIARRLSATPAQVALAWVLQTSPVMLPIPGTGSVEHLEDNLGAATLVLPDDAVAELDAA; from the coding sequence GTGGCCGCCGCGGGGACCTTCGAGATCAAGGACCTCGGGCCCGTCCGGCGCCTCGGCTTCGGCGCCATGCGCATCACCGGACCCGGCATCTGGGGCGAGCCGGCCGACCGTGACCTCGCCCGGTCCGTAGTGCGACGGGCGGTCGACCTGGGCGTCGACTTCATCGACACCGCCGACTCCTACGGCCCGGCGATCAGCGAGGAGATCATCGCCGAAAGCCTGCACCCCTACCCGGCCGGTCTGCGCATCGCGACCAAGGCCGGCCTGGTCCGCTCCGGGCCCAATCAGTGGCACCCGTTGGGGCGGCCCGACTACCTGCGCCAGCAGGTGGAGCTGAGCCTGCGCCGGCTCAGGGTGGACGTGATCGACCTGTTCCAACTGCACCGCATCGACCCGGATGTCGACCGGGACGACCAGTTCGGGGTGCTGCGCGACCTGCAGGACGAGGGCAAGGTCCGCGCCCTGGGCCTGTCCCAGGTCTCCGTCGACGACATCAAGGCCGCGCAAGAGGTCTTCACCGTCGCCACCGTGCAGAACCGGTACAACCTGACCGACCGGTCGTCGGCCGACGTCCTGGCCTACGCGCAGACGCAGGGCATCGGCTTCATCCCCTGGGCGCCGGTGTCCGCGGGCGAATTGGCCCGACTGGGCGGCCCGGTGGACACGATCGCCCGCCGGCTGTCGGCCACCCCCGCGCAGGTCGCCCTGGCCTGGGTGCTGCAGACCTCCCCGGTGATGCTGCCGATCCCCGGCACCGGCTCGGTCGAGCACCTGGAGGACAACTTGGGCGCAGCCACCCTGGTGCTGCCCGACGACGCGGTCGCCGAGCTGGACGCCGCCTGA